The Phormidium sp. PBR-2020 DNA segment CGTTAACTCTTGCTCTGAACGTAGCTTGTTAGGGCTTAGGCTGGTCAGCTATCCTGTTGCGGGAGGCACGAAGCCCCCGTGCTTCAGCCGGGGGTGCTGACGTCAGTACAGCCTTTAGACTTTACTGCGGAGTCAGGAAGGCCCGCAAGGGTTCTATCATCCAGTTGAAGCCCACTTTAACTTGGTGGTCTAGGGTGGGTAGGCGGTAGAGGTAAATGAGGCGGCGGGCAATCTGGGCCAGGGGACCGTCTAGACTGAGTCCTAAGCCGGAGAGGGTGGCGTTGTCGATACCGAGGGTCATCATTTCGCCCAGGTCTTGATAGCGGAAGGGCAGCAGGGGACGGTGGCTGAGGGAGGCCCAGATGTTCCAGGCGGTGTAGTCGGCTTGTTGGAAGGCGGCTTGGGCGGTGGCGGGAATACTTTGTCCGTCGGCATCATGAACGTCGGCGAGGTCACCCAGGGCGAAGATGTTGGGGCGATCGATGACTTGCAGATGGGCGTTAACCTGGATTTTGCCGCGATCGCCCCGGGGAACGGGCAGCCGCCCAACGACGGGGGCGACTTGGGTCCCCACGGTCCAAAGGACGAGGTCAACGGGAATTTCGTCGATTTGCCCTCGGTAGCGTAGGGAAATACTGTCCTCGCTGACGGAGACGACGTCGGTTTCTAGGTCGGTCCAGACGCCGCGATCGCTCAGGGCCCGTTTGCCGGCATTGCGGTTAAATTCGGGGGAATGCCGCAGGATGGTGTCGTTACGTTCGATGATGCGGATGCGGCCTCGATTGCCCAGGCGATCGGCTAGTTTACAGGCAATTTCTACGCCGCTATAGCCGCCGCCAACGATGGCCACCCGGATTTTATCGGAATTGCTGGCTTCTAGGTTTTGTAGCCGTTGCCGGACGCGGTAGGCATCGCTAACGGTACGAAAGGGGATGGCATGGTCAGCAACACCGGGAATGTCATCGAGGGGGGTTTCGCCACCTAGGGCCAGGACGAGGCGATCGTAGTCGAGGCGATCGCCGCCGACGAGAGACACCTGTTGGGAGTCTGGGTTAATGTCTTCGACCTGTGCTTGACGAAATTGAATCGGGGTATTGGCGAGGAGTTCAACGAAGGGGGGGGCGATTTCCCAGCTTTGCAGTTCGTCGGTGACCAGTTCGTAGAGAAGGGGGGCGAAGACAAAGCGATCGCTGCGATCGATGAGGGTAATCTCGGGTTGAGTGGCGCTTTCCCAGGGGAATTGAGCCAGTTTGAGGGCGGTGTAGAGTCCACCAAAGCCGCCGCCGAGAATACAGATGCGATTGGAACCGTCGGTCATGATTAGCTTGGATCTAGCGAGGGGGGGTCAGAACGTGATACCGTCCCTAATAGCTTAGCTAACTTCTCCCCATTTCTAGAATTGGCGGGGTCGCGGCTGTTCCTAATTGGTCTTCATGTGTTGAGGTAGCTGCCATGTCTCTCGTTCTGCGTACCCTCACGAATACGGTGTTTAAGCAGCGTCCGATTGAGTCTAAGGAGTTACCGGATCGCGAGAAGGTCTCGGTGACCCGCGATCGGGAGTTTTCTGTGGATACCTTCGCTCAGGAACGGAATCATCTGCGGGTGACGTTTAAGGATAATGCTCTGGCGGGCCTCGATACTTGGTACGCCTTCGGGGAGCATGTGGAGATTCTGGGCCAAGCCCCCGCAGAGGCCGGGATGTCTCGTCTCTACCCCAAGCCTCGACCCCGGATTATTCAACTCGATTGTCCCTATCTGTCTCAGTTGGACAATTTTGAGAATCCCACTGGCTCCTGTAATGTGACGGCAGTGGCCATGTGCTTGAAGTATTTTGGCATTCCCCAACGCACCAATGCCCGACAGTTCGAGGATGAACTCTATCGCTACGCCCTCAATAACAATTTAAGTCGTCATAGCCCCTATGATTTAGCTAAGATTGTTAGGGACTATGGCTGTCAGGATGAGTTCCGCACCAATGCTAGTTTCGATGAGGTCAAGGATTGGCTGGCTAACTTGAAGCCGGTGATTGTCCATGGCTATTTCACCTCCTATGGTCATATTGTGGTGTTTGTGGGCTATGACGAGGAGCGAGAGCAGTTCTTTGTCCATGATCCCTATGGGGAATGGTTCTCGACGGGCTATCGTACGGATTTATCTGGGAAGTATCAACGCTATTCCTATCGTATGATTCGCGAGACTTGTAAGCCGGATGGAGATTTTTGGGTTCACTTTATCTCGAAGTAGCCATCTCGAAGTAGCCATCTCGACGTTGCCCTGATTAGACGTTAGTTTAGGGGGGTGACAGTCTCGGGCTTGAGGCATCAGGTTTTGGGATCTGGGAACTCGGACATCTCATAGTGCTTAAAATAGTGCTTAAAACCCGTTTTTGAGGCGATCGCACTGTCATCGTACTGTTGTCGCACTGTTCCAGTAACGTCTATGTTTTCTCCTAATTCCACTGATCCCGATAGCATTTTTGCCCAGCTTCCCCCCCAGGCCCGAGACTGGGCTGAACAACTCCATTGGAATGAACGCCGCTATGTTCTGTCCCTCTGTCATATCCTCTGTGCAGCACCGTCGGAGGTGCAGGCGGAATTTCTCGATGAATATACGGCGGATGGGTTAGTCTCTCGACTGATTGAAGATCGCGATACTCGCCAAAAGGTTAAATACTATCTCGAACAATTCCATATTGAGACGAATCTCAGTGAAAGTCTCTTGCGGGGCTATATTCGTCAGTTTTATATTCACTGTGCCCAAGATATGCAGCGGCAACCAGAACAGTATTTAGAAGTAGCCGTTCGACTGATTGGCAGCTCTGAAGAAAGTAATAATGCTTTTAATTATACCCTGGGATTTGAGTTGCTAAAAATGATGTTTACCATGAGTTGGATTCAACAAGAACGACTCTATCGTCTGCAACGAAACCAGGACGAATTTCTCAATAAATATGTCAAACCCATTCGTTTTGCCCACCAAATTAACGGTATTGTGGTCCCTAAAGACAAGAAAAAGTTTTTTGCAAAACGAGATTACTATGTCCAAGCTCCTAAAATATCCCGTAAAAAGCTGACGGAGTTGGTGATGGTGACATTTCGAGCCGAAACGGTAACAGAGTTTGGGTTTTCTGTGATTCGTCATCCCAATTATCTGCAATTTAACTATGAGTATATTTACACCCCAGAAGCTGAGGATATTTTAGGGAATTAGAGTATCATCAAATTTTCGTTAGATAGTTGGGAGAGCGTCGGGTCAGTTTGCTGCGAGTCCGGCTTGATATCGTTTAGGGTTCAGGGTAAAATGGGGAGGCTCAGGTCTCAGTTGT contains these protein-coding regions:
- a CDS encoding C39 family peptidase; its protein translation is MSLVLRTLTNTVFKQRPIESKELPDREKVSVTRDREFSVDTFAQERNHLRVTFKDNALAGLDTWYAFGEHVEILGQAPAEAGMSRLYPKPRPRIIQLDCPYLSQLDNFENPTGSCNVTAVAMCLKYFGIPQRTNARQFEDELYRYALNNNLSRHSPYDLAKIVRDYGCQDEFRTNASFDEVKDWLANLKPVIVHGYFTSYGHIVVFVGYDEEREQFFVHDPYGEWFSTGYRTDLSGKYQRYSYRMIRETCKPDGDFWVHFISK
- a CDS encoding cobyrinic acid a,c-diamide synthase, whose product is MFSPNSTDPDSIFAQLPPQARDWAEQLHWNERRYVLSLCHILCAAPSEVQAEFLDEYTADGLVSRLIEDRDTRQKVKYYLEQFHIETNLSESLLRGYIRQFYIHCAQDMQRQPEQYLEVAVRLIGSSEESNNAFNYTLGFELLKMMFTMSWIQQERLYRLQRNQDEFLNKYVKPIRFAHQINGIVVPKDKKKFFAKRDYYVQAPKISRKKLTELVMVTFRAETVTEFGFSVIRHPNYLQFNYEYIYTPEAEDILGN
- a CDS encoding NAD(P)/FAD-dependent oxidoreductase — translated: MTDGSNRICILGGGFGGLYTALKLAQFPWESATQPEITLIDRSDRFVFAPLLYELVTDELQSWEIAPPFVELLANTPIQFRQAQVEDINPDSQQVSLVGGDRLDYDRLVLALGGETPLDDIPGVADHAIPFRTVSDAYRVRQRLQNLEASNSDKIRVAIVGGGYSGVEIACKLADRLGNRGRIRIIERNDTILRHSPEFNRNAGKRALSDRGVWTDLETDVVSVSEDSISLRYRGQIDEIPVDLVLWTVGTQVAPVVGRLPVPRGDRGKIQVNAHLQVIDRPNIFALGDLADVHDADGQSIPATAQAAFQQADYTAWNIWASLSHRPLLPFRYQDLGEMMTLGIDNATLSGLGLSLDGPLAQIARRLIYLYRLPTLDHQVKVGFNWMIEPLRAFLTPQ